A single Balneola sp. DNA region contains:
- the rsgA gene encoding ribosome small subunit-dependent GTPase A produces MQKGRVIQSTGSWYKIDTGETVVESRLPGRFRLEEKEVTNPLAVGDWVTIKINDDDTGTIEEIHERTNYITRQATHGRRGEHILVSNLDIAFVVQSVKQPRLKEGFIDRFLVTCEAYDVQGAIIINKLDLATQRDESMIEDIQDIYEELGYPVFTTVAHDPDCLHLLRETLVDKTSVFIGPSGVGKTSLLNALDPNYSEKVGEVSSYSNKGKHTTTFAKLIRLSNGAYLADTPGIREFGLFNIEPWELSLYFPEMLDPRTQCKFNNCTHLHEPDCGVVEAFERGEIEASRYDSYIRILESL; encoded by the coding sequence AGCCGTTTACCAGGTAGATTCAGACTTGAGGAGAAAGAAGTAACTAATCCTCTTGCAGTTGGAGATTGGGTAACCATCAAGATAAATGATGACGATACCGGTACTATTGAAGAAATCCATGAGAGAACAAATTATATAACCCGGCAAGCCACCCATGGTCGAAGAGGAGAGCATATTCTGGTTTCAAATCTAGATATCGCTTTTGTGGTTCAATCCGTTAAACAACCCAGATTAAAAGAAGGCTTCATTGATCGTTTTTTAGTGACCTGTGAGGCTTATGATGTACAAGGTGCTATTATCATCAATAAGCTGGATCTGGCTACCCAAAGGGATGAAAGTATGATTGAAGATATCCAGGACATCTATGAAGAGCTTGGGTACCCGGTTTTTACTACTGTGGCACACGATCCAGATTGCCTTCATCTACTTAGAGAAACTCTAGTCGATAAAACATCAGTATTTATTGGTCCCTCAGGTGTTGGAAAAACAAGCCTTTTGAATGCACTCGATCCCAACTATTCTGAGAAAGTGGGTGAAGTTTCTTCTTATTCTAATAAAGGAAAACACACCACTACTTTTGCCAAACTAATCAGGCTTTCTAATGGCGCTTATCTTGCCGACACCCCTGGAATAAGGGAATTTGGATTGTTTAACATTGAGCCCTGGGAACTCTCTCTGTATTTCCCTGAAATGCTGGATCCCAGAACACAATGCAAGTTTAATAACTGTACCCATTTGCATGAACCGGATTGCGGTGTAGTTGAAGCTTTTGAACGTGGAGAAATCGAAGCAAGCCGCTATGATTCCTACATTAGAATCCTGGAATCTTTATAA